The following are encoded in a window of Verrucomicrobiia bacterium genomic DNA:
- the bshA gene encoding N-acetyl-alpha-D-glucosaminyl L-malate synthase BshA has translation MRIGITCYPSVGGSGILASALGEDLARRGHEVHFISYERPFRLPLHAPRIYFHPVGINRYGLFKYPDYTLPLSVKMAEVSRDHGLDVLHVHYAVPHATAAILARAMLPPEQQPRLVTTLHGTDSTLLGGDPGYGPAIRHALNCSDAITTVSSWLEQETRRLLGVDGKIDVIHNFFEPRPPRRSAKQVREELELGDRVLVLHSSNLRPLKRIDLLLETASRIRPANSFKLVILAGESFAPFAADVRMLGLEDRVLVIEKVACIEDYLQAADLALYTSESESFCLGILEAMCFACPSVATAVGGIPEVVEDGVNGLLTPFGDAEALTQAVQDLIQDPERRIILGQAAQKRAREVFSADAIVPRYEALYRRVCAKD, from the coding sequence ATGAGAATCGGCATCACCTGTTATCCGTCAGTTGGCGGGAGCGGCATCCTTGCCTCGGCCCTGGGAGAAGATTTGGCGCGGCGTGGCCATGAAGTCCACTTTATCAGTTACGAACGCCCGTTCCGTCTGCCGCTCCATGCGCCTCGAATCTATTTCCACCCGGTCGGAATCAACCGCTACGGTTTATTCAAATACCCGGATTACACACTGCCGCTCTCGGTCAAGATGGCCGAGGTCAGCCGCGACCACGGGCTGGATGTCCTGCATGTCCACTATGCTGTGCCGCATGCGACGGCTGCCATCCTGGCCCGCGCGATGCTCCCGCCCGAGCAGCAACCGCGCCTGGTCACCACCCTGCACGGCACTGATAGCACTCTGCTGGGGGGCGACCCGGGTTACGGCCCCGCCATCCGCCACGCCCTGAACTGTTCCGACGCCATTACCACCGTCTCGAGCTGGCTCGAACAGGAGACCCGGCGCTTGCTCGGCGTTGATGGGAAAATTGACGTGATTCATAACTTCTTCGAGCCGCGCCCGCCGCGCCGTTCAGCAAAACAGGTCCGGGAAGAACTGGAGTTGGGAGACCGCGTGTTGGTGCTCCACTCATCCAACCTGCGTCCGCTCAAACGCATCGATTTGCTGCTGGAAACCGCCAGCCGGATTCGACCCGCAAACAGCTTCAAGCTGGTCATCCTGGCGGGGGAAAGCTTTGCGCCCTTCGCGGCGGACGTGCGGATGCTGGGGTTGGAAGACCGTGTCCTGGTCATCGAGAAAGTAGCCTGCATTGAAGATTACCTTCAGGCAGCGGATTTGGCGTTATACACCTCGGAATCCGAAAGCTTCTGCCTGGGCATTCTCGAGGCGATGTGCTTTGCCTGCCCCAGCGTGGCGACTGCTGTCGGCGGAATTCCTGAGGTGGTCGAAGACGGCGTGAATGGGCTGCTGACTCCGTTCGGGGATGCCGAGGCGCTGACGCAGGCAGTCCAGGACCTCATCCAGGACCCCGAGCGCCGAATCATTCTCGGTCAGGCGGCGCAAAAGCGCGCACGGGAAGTCTTTTCGGCAGACGCCATTGTCCCGCGTTACGAAGCTTTGTACAGGCGGGTTTGTGCGAAGGATTGA
- a CDS encoding PIG-L family deacetylase: protein MKPTLNRSPERAPLLAFGAHPDDIEFGCGAVIAKETRAARPAHFVVCSRGESGTSGTAKGRTAEAKRSAALLGASLEFVELDGDAHLEPSVAHAIRLAGIIRRTRPSIVLAPSLVENQHPDHYRLGRLVRDAVRLARYGGLSELRGASPHPVGQILFYAVTPQAEPLDLARVLIDISEPEIIEAWTSAMSAHLSQAATRNYVELQVTRARLNGLRAGVSHAIALFPNDPLVLDSIAQLGLGARRF from the coding sequence ATGAAGCCTACACTAAACCGCTCGCCTGAACGCGCACCGCTCCTGGCCTTCGGCGCCCATCCCGATGACATCGAATTCGGTTGCGGCGCTGTCATCGCAAAGGAAACCCGCGCCGCGCGTCCGGCTCATTTCGTGGTCTGCTCGCGAGGCGAATCGGGCACAAGCGGGACCGCGAAAGGCCGCACCGCTGAAGCGAAGCGGTCTGCGGCGCTGCTCGGGGCCTCGCTGGAATTTGTCGAACTGGATGGAGACGCGCATCTGGAGCCTTCCGTCGCGCACGCAATCCGATTGGCCGGAATCATTCGGCGCACCCGCCCGTCGATAGTGCTGGCGCCCAGCCTGGTCGAAAATCAACACCCCGATCATTATCGCCTGGGCCGGCTGGTGCGCGATGCCGTCCGCCTGGCCCGCTACGGCGGCCTTAGCGAACTGCGCGGCGCCAGCCCGCATCCGGTTGGCCAAATCCTCTTTTATGCCGTCACGCCTCAAGCCGAGCCATTGGACCTCGCGCGCGTGCTCATCGATATTTCGGAACCGGAGATCATTGAGGCCTGGACTTCAGCCATGTCAGCTCACCTTTCTCAAGCCGCTACCCGGAATTATGTCGAACTGCAAGTTACCCGGGCGCGTTTGAACGGTCTGCGCGCCGGGGTGAGCCATGCAATAGCCCTTTTTCCCAATGACCCGCTTGTATTGGATTCCATTGCGCAATTGGGTCTCGGCGCCCGGCGTTTTTAA
- a CDS encoding sodium:solute symporter, whose amino-acid sequence MSPLDFAVLIGTMLGIAIYGVWRTKGHQNLSTYLKGDPMQWAAIGISVMATQASAITFISTPGQGFESGLSFVQNYFGLPLALILVAAVFLPMYRRLNVYTAYEFLGRRFDAKARLLGAGLFLLQRGLAAGITIYAPAIILSSMLGWRLDLTIVLSGLVVIVYTVAGGSDAVTLTQKYQMAVIFGGMALAFIILLTKLPANLTDALTVAGGFKRLGAVDFSLDVHRRYTFWSGLLGGLFLSLAYFGTDQSQVQRYLSGASLRESRLGLMFNAVCKIPMQFFILLLGALLFVFYQFEQPPVFFNEPAWAIAAQGPAGGRLRELEKKFAAIHDQKEQLIRAWLDAKHAGNHKAEAEARTQAWNALQRSEALRAEAKTALQAAVPGSKANDADYVFITFILHYLPHGVIGLLVAAFFAAALSSKAAELNALGSTTTVDFYRHIVKRQATDAHYVAASKWFTFLWGIVALAFALFANLVENLIQAVNIVGSIFYGVLLALFLVAFFFRRVGGTAVFWAALAAQTLVLALYFSLTISYLWYNFIGCAACVVLSIVLQAAIGSSPQPAPALPGTATVSREPEG is encoded by the coding sequence ATGAGCCCGCTGGATTTCGCGGTTCTCATTGGAACGATGCTGGGCATTGCCATTTATGGGGTGTGGCGCACCAAGGGCCACCAGAATCTCAGCACCTACCTTAAAGGCGACCCGATGCAGTGGGCCGCAATTGGCATTTCGGTCATGGCCACCCAGGCCAGCGCCATTACCTTCATTTCCACCCCGGGACAGGGCTTCGAAAGCGGGTTGAGCTTTGTTCAAAACTACTTCGGCCTGCCCCTGGCCCTCATTCTGGTTGCCGCGGTGTTCCTGCCGATGTACCGCCGATTGAATGTCTATACAGCTTATGAATTCCTCGGACGCCGTTTTGATGCCAAGGCGCGGTTGCTGGGCGCGGGCCTGTTTCTTCTCCAACGCGGCCTGGCGGCCGGCATCACCATTTACGCCCCCGCCATTATCCTTTCTTCCATGCTGGGCTGGAGGCTGGACCTGACCATTGTCTTGAGCGGGTTGGTTGTAATCGTCTATACGGTCGCCGGCGGGAGCGATGCGGTCACCCTGACTCAGAAATACCAGATGGCAGTCATCTTTGGTGGAATGGCGCTGGCATTTATCATCCTGTTGACGAAGCTCCCCGCCAACCTCACTGACGCCCTCACCGTCGCCGGCGGTTTCAAACGATTGGGCGCCGTGGACTTTTCCCTCGATGTCCACCGCCGTTATACGTTCTGGTCCGGGTTGCTGGGCGGCCTGTTCCTGTCCTTGGCTTATTTCGGCACGGACCAATCGCAGGTCCAGCGCTACCTTTCGGGCGCATCGCTGCGCGAGAGCCGCTTGGGGCTCATGTTTAATGCCGTTTGCAAAATCCCAATGCAATTCTTCATCCTGCTCTTGGGCGCCCTGCTCTTTGTCTTCTACCAATTCGAGCAGCCGCCCGTATTCTTTAATGAGCCGGCGTGGGCGATTGCTGCTCAAGGTCCTGCGGGTGGGCGGTTGCGCGAATTGGAAAAGAAATTCGCCGCCATTCATGATCAAAAGGAGCAATTGATACGCGCCTGGCTCGATGCCAAACATGCCGGCAACCACAAAGCCGAAGCCGAGGCCCGAACCCAGGCCTGGAACGCGCTCCAGCGCAGCGAGGCCCTCCGTGCCGAGGCCAAAACAGCCCTCCAGGCGGCCGTGCCCGGCTCGAAAGCCAACGACGCCGATTACGTTTTCATTACTTTTATCCTCCACTACCTGCCTCACGGGGTTATTGGGCTGCTCGTGGCGGCCTTTTTTGCTGCCGCCCTTTCCTCCAAGGCCGCTGAACTCAATGCGCTCGGCTCTACTACCACAGTCGATTTCTACCGGCACATCGTCAAACGCCAGGCCACTGACGCCCATTACGTCGCCGCCTCCAAATGGTTCACTTTCTTGTGGGGCATCGTCGCGCTGGCTTTTGCCCTGTTTGCGAACCTGGTCGAGAATCTCATCCAGGCAGTCAACATCGTGGGCTCCATTTTTTATGGCGTGCTGCTGGCGCTGTTCCTGGTGGCCTTCTTTTTCCGCAGGGTAGGCGGGACAGCGGTTTTTTGGGCGGCTTTGGCGGCCCAAACGTTGGTGCTGGCGCTTTATTTTTCGCTCACGATTAGTTATCTGTGGTACAACTTTATCGGGTGCGCGGCCTGCGTGGTGTTGAGCATCGTCCTGCAGGCCGCGATAGGCTCGAGCCCGCAGCCGGCGCCGGCCCTTCCCGGCACGGCCACCGTCTCGCGCGAACCCGAAGGGTAA